ATGGATATTGTGCCCGGCATCAGGGATGGCGATGCATCGTAATGGCTGTTGCTGCTGCCAACGCTGGGCCAGAGCAGAAAATTTGCTGTCCTGTTGTCCGGCAAGGAAATAGCAGCGGCCTGACATCTGAGCTGGTACTCCACGTAAATCCTGCTGCAGCGCTAGCGAGGTGGCGCGGTAACAGTTCAGCAGCCCAAGACGGTTTGCGTGGCGACGTTTTTCTACTAATGCTGCCCGGGCATTTTCGCTCAACTCAGCAAAGACTCCTTGACGGTACCATAGCGGCAGAAATTCAGTCAGTGGTAGTTGCGCCAGTTTATCAGCCCAAGCCGTGTCGTTATGTTGCCTGGCGAGAATATCATTCTCGGTTTGCAGCCCAGGATGGCAGGATTCCAACCCGAGGCTGAGCAACGCGCCGGGCTGTTGCTGATTCAGCTCATCTGCTAAATGTAGGGCAATTCGCCCACCCAGTGAGTATCCCAGTAGATGAAATCTATGTATACCAAGCTGTGCTAGGGTGTCACGTATTAACTGACAGGTGCGGGAAAATCCTGGCACAGGCAGCTCGATTGCGGCACTGCCGCCATGGCCGGGTAAATCAATACAAACACAATAAAACTGCTTTGTTAGATATGGCAGCAGAGGCTGCCAGTCTGATTGGCTACCGAGAAAACCGTGC
This region of Shewanella sp. NFH-SH190041 genomic DNA includes:
- the menH gene encoding 2-succinyl-6-hydroxy-2,4-cyclohexadiene-1-carboxylate synthase, translating into MTPLSLSCHGDSQLPPLVLLHGFLGSQSDWQPLLPYLTKQFYCVCIDLPGHGGSAAIELPVPGFSRTCQLIRDTLAQLGIHRFHLLGYSLGGRIALHLADELNQQQPGALLSLGLESCHPGLQTENDILARQHNDTAWADKLAQLPLTEFLPLWYRQGVFAELSENARAALVEKRRHANRLGLLNCYRATSLALQQDLRGVPAQMSGRCYFLAGQQDSKFSALAQRWQQQQPLRCIAIPDAGHNIHLVNPTAMAAALIEEAALSQESALSPAPALNEHPSQANTPSPQRHKPDKRHE